Within the Thermosynechococcaceae cyanobacterium Okahandja genome, the region ACGAATCTATTGAGTCGGCCCTACGGCGGTTTAAGAAAAAAATTCAAAAGGCGGGTATCTTATCGGAAGTGAAGCGGCGCGAACGTTACGAAAAACCAAGCCTACGCCGCAAACGTAAGCAGGAGGCTGCTCGTAAGCGCAATCGCTAAGCCGCATCGCCAAGATTGCCATGAGCGATAGCCTAACAATTGATCTCCATAGTACCGAGAGCGCGATCGCCCTTGTGGGGGAGCAGGAAGCCAACCTTCGCATCTTTGCTGCCCAAACAGGGGCGACGCTTGTTTTGCGGGGGCGTGACCTGTACATTAGCGGTACCCCCGCCCAAGTGCAGTTATGTCAGCAGCTCATCCAAGATTTGGGTGCCCTCTGGCGCGAAGGTAAGGCGGTCTCCGGCGTTGACATCCTCACCGTTCGCCATGCCTACGATACCCAACAGCGAGATGCCCTCCAAGAACTTCAGCAAGATATCCTCGCCCGCACACGTCGGGGGGATATTATCCGTGCCAAGACCTTTCGCCAGCGGCAGTATATTCAGGCGATCCGCCACCATACCCTCACCTTTGGCATTGGCCCTGCGGGCACCGGCAAAACCTTTTTAGCCACCGTCCTAGCGGTGCACGCCCTGCTGGCTGGCACTTACGAGCGCCTCATTTTAACCCGTCCCGCCGTCGA harbors:
- the rpsU gene encoding 30S ribosomal protein S21; protein product: MSEVRLGENESIESALRRFKKKIQKAGILSEVKRRERYEKPSLRRKRKQEAARKRNR